TCagatttttagaaatggcTCGTAGAATTTAGTCGAaccgtttttgttttttctttttactgCGGGTTTCTCTACCGCACCTggaatcgaacccgggaccACCAGTCTCAGTGTATGAGTGTATGAGTGTATGAGTGTATGAGTGTATGAGTGTATGAGTGTATCAGTGTATCAGTGTATCAGTGTATCAGTGTATCAGTGTATCAGTGTATCAGTGTATCAGTGTATGAGTGTATGAGTGTATCAGTGTATGAGTGTATGAGTGTATCAGTGTCATTTCTAGAGTGTTTTATAGATCACTATACATTTCTAAtgtgtttttatcaaaaaaaaacaaatagaaCTTTGATCCGAGATATATTTTACAATCATCTGATTTTTATCAGCTAAACTGCGTTATTCTATATTGTCACCACACATGAAACCTGAGTCATAGAACAGCGAACGATCAGATTTAGTTGATCAGTTTTACATGCATCTGGTATAGATCGatcgattgattgattgtcATCTGATGTTTAGTTTTATGAGATGTATCTGATATCGCGACACTCAAACTCTACCGGATGCTGGGATTCTAACCGCGCTTTACTGATAGCTAGGTCACGTGGAGCCAGGCGAGCACTTCGTTGACCACGGGCACAGCATTTTAGACAAATATGATTCAATCATCACTTGAGTGGATGGTGAGTACAATGGAAcgatccagtaactgtggaactggatcgtgAAGTGTGGATCCtggtccagtaactgtggaactggatcgtgAAGTGTGGATCCTGGTCCagttactgtggaactggatcgtgAAGTGTGGATCCtggtccagtaactgtggaactggatcgtgAAGTGGggaagtgtggaactgggtccattaACTATAGGTTCGGTGTTTGTACTGTCAAATAAAGTGTATCTGATGAATTGATCTAAAATGTCACAAAAGTTTTAGTTTTGGTTTGGTTAGTAAATATAAAGCGATCGTTGATCAGTAACAGCTGTTTCTCCCAACTCGCTAGCTCGCGACAAACCCCATTCATATATCTGTTTTGTGTCGCGTTAATCTCGTTCTATTTGGATTAATCACTGGTCTGTGATTCAACGAtcaatcaatatgaaatataacgatGTATTTCACAAGTTTGTTTATTGGTTGGGGGATAGCGAGCAGGACAAGTAAGTTTACAAACTCTCTGTATCTCCCTCCTAGTGGAGCGTCCCTTTTAAACCTCCTGCAACTTTTCGTCGGTTGcggtgattttattttttattttctttcatatttactATAAAACACGAAAAATATTCTCATTTACCGAATTTTTTAGAAGAGCATATTTTACCCATTCAAAAGTGCTCCAGAAAGTCTATAGCAATTCTTATCACACATAATCCCTTATCTTATCATCTCTATTCGTCTTATCTCTAAACCCCATCTTAAAAACCGTTCCGCTGCTTTTGAGATATCGGGTGATGGTTTTTACAGATCACGTGGTATGATGAATACTTTTATTACCCCTTTGCCAGAATCACTGGACCAGTGTTTGAATCGATACCGAGAGCGGTAAATATAAACGATGTCACATACACGGTGTTTACGGCTAATTACGTCACTCTAGCCAGAACCGCGCTGGTCGTTCCGATCGCCATCGCTTTAAAGTGAGTTTTATTATAAATCTACCGTTTAGATTTCAGCGAGATTCATTTTCGATTCGATTATGAAATCTATGTTATATTTGAaggtatgaatattttctgcTGGCTGCTTTATGCGTCGTGATACACGATCTATTAGATCATGTAGATGGTATCGTAGCCCGGATACATAAGAGAATATACGGACAAATCGATGACCCTTTACTCGGTGGTTTCCTAGACGCCATTTGTGATAAAGTAAGTTTTTATCTAAGGCGCTGTAAAACATTCAAATCgagtttgaaattttgataagaaaaacTTTTAAACTTTGATAGATAGTGATATTGACGTCATTATGGAGTATTCTGATGGTGACACGGTTCGAGTTGATGTCTCCGATCGAATCGATCACTCTACTATCGCTGATCACGTGTTTGATGTTATATGAGATCGCGATCGCTGTCATTCGAATACAAGATTATTTCCTCGCTACTTTTTTAAGGTATTATCTCAATATGTTTCGAGACGTTTCTGTCGCTTCTTTATATATTGATTTCTGGAGACATCTGTAGATTACAGATTTCCTCAGATGAGATAAAGAAAgatatattgatttttttctttcagagaCTATAAAAGAAGTTTGAATCGCCGTACGGTATCACCGGATCTGACGTCAGCAGTGATGGTCGGTAAATTAAAAGAGAAACTCGAATCGATGTCAATCGCCTGTTTGTGTTTGTCACAGATGAATTCAAGTCCCGTTCATAGTGTCGGTACGTCACCAGAAAAACAACCACTAAATACCTGTTCAGAATTTATCagatacaaaaataaattgatttgaattgatcgtGAATTTAAAAGCGCGTATAATTTGAACTAATCGAACAACCGAGATTTCTTAAAACAACAACACCTCTCACTCACCAGCCCCCCTCACCAGCCCCCTCTCATAGCCCCCactcacccccccccccccaatatGGTTGAACTGGTAACAATAgttacatttcaataatttctcgTACAACATCAGTAACTGGTGAATGCGCACATGGTTCCCTGCACCACTCAGAGCGAGCACTATACATGAGTATGCTTCACACATCGATCGATCTAAGCATTGTTCAACGACTCTAATTTcagtaaatattgatttgaaacTGTATCGTGTTTATTTCCAGCCGGGATTTCAGCGATCGTCTGTTTGGTTCTTTCTGTTTATTTCGCGCATCGAAGTCTTCAACATAAAATCACAGTCAGGCGAACAAtaaaacagcagcagcagagaaACTCATCttataaaccaaatatacaaataaacaGCATCATGACGCGAGTCAATCATCACGTGACTGACGATGAAACGGCAGCTGATATCCGTAAGAGGAAGGTGAGGAGGAAACCATAATATGCAATAGACAATATGCAATATGTTTAATTAGACCCGGTGTCATGTCTGCAGTTATAATCACTATCTgtaatatatcttttataacTATAGCTTGTACCAAACGAATCAACAAATGGTAAAATAAATGAACAGCTGCAAAATATCGAACAACAAAATAAGTAAGAGAACAATAAAAAACGAATAATCTTTATACAAATTCAATATAACTCAGTTTATAATATAGGCGTGTGTTAAATAGGACTAGTAGCAGCGGTTCCGATGAAGATGATTATAACAGCAGCGGTCAAGTCGTACCGAGACGTTACTCTTCACCCATCATCAACACTCTCAATCCTAAAGTAGATAAAGTCTACACGATTGGCTGTTTCGATCTGTTTCATCACGGTCACGTGACGTTACTGCAGCGAATGAAATCGCTCGGTCGCCAGGTcggttattttgaaattcgaatTGCACACGGCGTC
This genomic interval from Tubulanus polymorphus chromosome 8, tnTubPoly1.2, whole genome shotgun sequence contains the following:
- the LOC141909887 gene encoding uncharacterized protein LOC141909887 isoform X1, with protein sequence MIQSSLEWMITWYDEYFYYPFARITGPVFESIPRAVNINDVTYTVFTANYVTLARTALVVPIAIALKYEYFLLAALCVVIHDLLDHVDGIVARIHKRIYGQIDDPLLGGFLDAICDKIVILTSLWSILMVTRFELMSPIESITLLSLITCLMLYEIAIAVIRIQDYFLATFLRDYKRSLNRRTVSPDLTSAVMVGKLKEKLESMSIACLCLSQMNSSPVHSVAGISAIVCLVLSVYFAHRSLQHKITVRRTIKQQQQRNSSYKPNIQINSIMTRVNHHVTDDETAADIRKRKLVPNESTNGKINEQLQNIEQQNKRVLNRTSSSGSDEDDYNSSGQVVPRRYSSPIINTLNPKVDKVYTIGCFDLFHHGHVTLLQRMKSLGRQTVIGVHDSRSYYRLKKKYPIDSTQKRMLKVNEYADVVFAICSTDPSNFMTCIIHLEPNETALYVRGDDMPNFPARGVVESHMNVHFLPYTQGVSSTAIRKEKYSHVRPDDDSNLSDTPC
- the LOC141909887 gene encoding uncharacterized protein LOC141909887 isoform X3; its protein translation is MIQSSLEWMITWYDEYFYYPFARITGPVFESIPRAVNINDVTYTVFTANYVTLARTALVVPIAIALKYEYFLLAALCVVIHDLLDHVDGIVARIHKRIYGQIDDPLLGGFLDAICDKIVILTSLWSILMVTRFELMSPIESITLLSLITCLMLYEIAIAVIRIQDYFLATFLRDYKRSLNRRTVSPDLTSAVMVGKLKEKLESMSIACLCLSQMNSSPVHSVAGISAIVCLVLSVYFAHRSLQHKITVRRTIKQQQQRNSSYKPNIQINSIMTRVNHHVTDDETAADIRKRKLVPNESTNGKINEQLQNIEQQNKTSSSGSDEDDYNSSGQVVPRRYSSPIINTLNPKVDKVYTIGCFDLFHHGHVTLLQRMKSLGRQTVIGVHDSRSYYRLKKKYPIDSTQKRMLKVNEYADVVFAICSTDPSNFMTCIIHLEPNETALYVRGDDMPNFPARGVVESHMNVHFLPYTQGVSSTAIRKEKYSHVRPDDDSNLSDTPC
- the LOC141909887 gene encoding uncharacterized protein LOC141909887 isoform X2 — encoded protein: MKYNDVFHKFVYWLGDSEQDKITGPVFESIPRAVNINDVTYTVFTANYVTLARTALVVPIAIALKYEYFLLAALCVVIHDLLDHVDGIVARIHKRIYGQIDDPLLGGFLDAICDKIVILTSLWSILMVTRFELMSPIESITLLSLITCLMLYEIAIAVIRIQDYFLATFLRDYKRSLNRRTVSPDLTSAVMVGKLKEKLESMSIACLCLSQMNSSPVHSVAGISAIVCLVLSVYFAHRSLQHKITVRRTIKQQQQRNSSYKPNIQINSIMTRVNHHVTDDETAADIRKRKLVPNESTNGKINEQLQNIEQQNKRVLNRTSSSGSDEDDYNSSGQVVPRRYSSPIINTLNPKVDKVYTIGCFDLFHHGHVTLLQRMKSLGRQTVIGVHDSRSYYRLKKKYPIDSTQKRMLKVNEYADVVFAICSTDPSNFMTCIIHLEPNETALYVRGDDMPNFPARGVVESHMNVHFLPYTQGVSSTAIRKEKYSHVRPDDDSNLSDTPC